Part of the Bacillus sp. THAF10 genome is shown below.
AAAATAAATAAAATTGATTTAGTCGAAAAAGATAAAACCCAAAAAAACATCCCTTCCATGAGCTACAACATCCTACCAGAACCATATAACTATGCCCTGATGATACCTCATGAAACGTTAAAAAAAATTATGTTACAGGAAGCTTTAAAGTATCCGTCTTTTAAATACATTCAACCTGCTCGATTCATTGGCTTTGAAGATAAAAAAGCGGTAGTAAAGATTAATAAAGAAGAAACACACATACAAGCGGATTATTTCATTGGCGCAGAAGGACGGAAATCGAAAGTCAGAGAATCTCTGGATATTTCTATGAAAGAAAAGAAATATGATCACCATTTTCTCACGGTAACTTTTCCAAGACCTGATCATTTATTAGAGGGTAAAATCATCTCTACCGATGACACCTTTCTTGGACTATTTCCGCTACCTAATAAATTGGTTAGAACGGTTTATCTTATCCCAAAAGGGTCATATAAGAAGATGGTGCAGGAAGGGATTGACTCATTTTATAGAAGGTACTTGGAATTATGTCCAGAGCTTGATGGATATGTTCAACAGGTGGATTCATGGAAGAAGATTCAACTAATGATCCCCGTTCATTATCATACAGCTAGTTATTTTAAGGGAAATGTCGCATTGCTCGGAGATGCGGCTCACAGTGTTCATCCTATGGCGGGAGAAGGTATGAATCTTGCTATTCAGGATGGAGATGTTTTAGGAGAACTACTATGTTGGATGTATGACCAGAGCAATCTTGATTCCTCACATTTAACCTATTATGAAATGGTTAGAAAACCGCGTGTTAAATATGTGCTTAAACTAAGTCATCTCTCGGCTCTTGCCTATTCTAAACCTTTAAAAAACTTTGTTTCTTGGAGAAGCAAAGTGTTGCATCAACTAACAAATGATCCTATTCTTCACAGAAAGCATATGCTTAATATTTCAGGACTTGGAATCTGGAAGGAATCGATTGTTGATAGAGCCATCCAATCTGGTGTTGTTCCAAAAAGGAAAAAAAGCAAAGGTGACGGTTTAGATATTGACCATCTATATACAGAAAAAGATGATTATCCATGGAGAACAGAAGGAGGAACAGGTAGATGATTGGTGAATACTTAAGGCTTTTTAAAGCAAGGGGATATATGAAAAGAAATCTTCCTTTTTTATATAGCTGGCATGCTTATGTGGGGTATGAGTTAGACCTGTATGAAGCATTTAAAAAACCTAAAACTGTCACAGAGGTTGCAAAAGAAAAAGAGCTCCAAGAAGAGTTGCTCAAAAGGTGGGTGGAAGTTGGGGGTGTGATTGGATATTTAAAAGAAAAATCAAAGCAACGGTATCAGACGGTAAAAAAATTTATGGTACCCTCCAGTAAACAAAATCCTAGGTCTACA
Proteins encoded:
- a CDS encoding NAD(P)/FAD-dependent oxidoreductase produces the protein MKTNVLVIGGGVGGLAVALKLAKCGVGVTVVEQVKGSPHMYKGELVQPKTIAIFKRMDILDKILENGHKINKIDLVEKDKTQKNIPSMSYNILPEPYNYALMIPHETLKKIMLQEALKYPSFKYIQPARFIGFEDKKAVVKINKEETHIQADYFIGAEGRKSKVRESLDISMKEKKYDHHFLTVTFPRPDHLLEGKIISTDDTFLGLFPLPNKLVRTVYLIPKGSYKKMVQEGIDSFYRRYLELCPELDGYVQQVDSWKKIQLMIPVHYHTASYFKGNVALLGDAAHSVHPMAGEGMNLAIQDGDVLGELLCWMYDQSNLDSSHLTYYEMVRKPRVKYVLKLSHLSALAYSKPLKNFVSWRSKVLHQLTNDPILHRKHMLNISGLGIWKESIVDRAIQSGVVPKRKKSKGDGLDIDHLYTEKDDYPWRTEGGTGR